From Candidatus Dependentiae bacterium, one genomic window encodes:
- a CDS encoding class I SAM-dependent methyltransferase yields MVCRYKIKDIIIFSVFITGFCAQARDNHECIFTHIYQKAIWGKNTDGKGSSGGGSLERATVQYRDFLQHFLKEKKIKTVVDAGCGDWQFSRLVDWSGIEYIGYDIVGSVIENNIKKYGSSALIFIHGNFLSIDLPSADLLLCKHVLQHLTNADIISFLPQLKKYKYCLITNQVNPRTLSGSNKDIRAGGGRKLDLTKSPFYLDGQKALNYDIKGLGTHQILLVDNTKA; encoded by the coding sequence GTGGTTTGTAGATATAAAATTAAAGATATAATAATTTTTTCTGTGTTTATTACTGGTTTTTGTGCTCAGGCCAGAGACAATCACGAATGCATATTTACTCATATTTATCAGAAGGCGATTTGGGGGAAAAATACCGATGGTAAAGGCTCTTCTGGTGGTGGATCCTTAGAGCGTGCAACAGTACAATATAGGGATTTTTTACAGCATTTTTTAAAAGAAAAGAAGATTAAAACAGTTGTGGATGCTGGTTGTGGAGATTGGCAATTTTCTCGGCTAGTTGATTGGTCTGGCATTGAGTATATTGGTTATGATATTGTTGGATCAGTAATAGAAAATAACATAAAAAAATATGGATCCAGTGCTCTTATTTTTATTCATGGAAATTTTTTGAGCATTGATCTGCCTTCTGCAGATTTGTTGCTGTGCAAGCATGTATTGCAGCATCTGACCAATGCAGATATCATTTCTTTTTTGCCGCAGTTGAAAAAATATAAATATTGCTTGATCACAAATCAAGTTAATCCACGGACACTTTCTGGTTCAAACAAAGATATTAGAGCTGGTGGTGGAAGAAAATTGGATTTGACAAAATCACCATTTTATCTTGATGGTCAAAAGGCACTAAATTACGATATAAAGGGTCTTGGAACACATCAAATATTGTTAGTTGATAATACCAAAGCGTAG